In Danaus plexippus chromosome 17, MEX_DaPlex, whole genome shotgun sequence, one DNA window encodes the following:
- the LOC116771189 gene encoding protein OSCP1, which translates to MSHFATPFIVINLGCEMIYVIDQRLKTQSVPLEKSERVMTDLVTVLLHPKLLDELFLPQPVATHKVIKQLLQDICETSIMKLDDYSKSKLWDLMTMLFKWQLSVATTQNVFDISKRHLRNVMTLMPEYFSKFIFENALNKFEKLIDKFSDNDFHCLCTTLILWFSEYHTKISVLIRLGLQKKDGTFSLPSSINSKILNNLGENVYKYDYSNKNNLYHDNEHRCIETNEINCLLPSIDKGCNEDKVLELKLPIDFRNEDQKRKIITITKTVEYENITACIKHRNSDLTYSANVPKSPQEDLLEMLNETF; encoded by the exons atgtctCACTTTGCGACTccttttatagtaattaatttaggtTGTGAAATGATTTATGTTATTGACCAACGTTTAAAAACTCAAAGTGTTCCTTTGGAGAAATCTGAAagag taatgaCCGATCTCGTTACCGTATTGTTACACCCGAAGTTGCTGGATGAGCTATTCTTGCCACAGCCGGTGGCAACgcacaaagtaataaaacagttaCTTCAGGATATATGTGAAACATCCATTATGAAACTCGACGATTATTCCAAGAGCAAATTATGGGACCTAATGACAATGCTATTCAAATGGCAGCTCTCAGTAGCAACAactcaaaatgtttttgacattAGCAAGCGACATCTAAGGAATGTGATGACTTTGATGCCGGAGTACTTttcgaaatttatttttgaaaatgcactcaacaaatttgaaaagttaaTTGACAAATTTTCTGATAACGATTTTCACTGTTTGTGCACTACGTTAATACTTTGGTTCTCAGAATACCACACCAAGATTTCAGTTCTTATTAGACTAGGTTTACAGAAAAAAGACGGAACATTCTCCTTACCTAgttcaataaattcaaaaattttaaacaatctaggagaaaatgtgtataaatacgattatagtaataaaaacaacctATACCATGACAATGAGCATCGTTGTATcgaaacaaatgaaattaattgctTATTACCATCGATCGATAAAGGATGCAATGAAGATAAAGTCTTAGAATTAAAACTGCCAATTGATTTTCGAAACGAAGATCagaaacgaaaaataataacaattactaAAACCGTTGAATATGAAAACATAACAGCATGTATAAAACATAGGAACAGTGACTTAACATATTCAGCCAATGTTCCGAAATCTCCTCAAGAAGATCTTTTGGAAATGcttaatgaaacattttaa